In the Eremothecium cymbalariae DBVPG#7215 chromosome 7, complete sequence genome, one interval contains:
- the ULP1 gene encoding SUMO protease ULP1 (similar to Ashbya gossypii AGL019W): protein MTIVSRKRRSSFCFSPLHSGIAVTTNNYDYAPKGNMAFGARKLQHNRGFLNDPNNNSRQLERDRSMLNGIKKVLDDTRRSFWSWLYSTAECENDCKDGYKRDCSESGKLEGYRRSESTGSVGDMSSLRPLVVRKRLRPDEMMVSNKKVKSVEGKEIFIQTMPKKQFESNESILQEKIKHSITPETSNLNLAKDPFNWDTGNSSLAVLETSPNRVIQYGTSFYRKGRRLNETLRNGRNRHLALNKAAPEISYLKMIYNGEYPPPMFEKERETQLKLLYKDSQSEKGLRKSIINLTEKIRDVLLDKKPQDSEDNDIVIVKEERVDPLYLKRKEFYSQQLKFDRSIMTFEEEFKSYKRLIEERRRIQVEVRKKQVRKLVPDLSDEIINEVNEALSKNDKGILSAKNNFEITVRDFKTLAPCRWLNDTIIEYFMKQLESQNKNIVAFNSFFYSTLSQRGYQGVRRWLKKKKVKITDLDKVFAPINLNQSHWVLGVIDIAHKKILYADSMSSVPSEMSFAVMKDLQAYLQEESGHTMGSDFELQHIVCPLQPNGFDCGVYVCTNALYLSQDQELTFDQIDVARMRTYIGHMILSKGKV from the coding sequence ATGACTATTGTGTCTAGGAAGCGGAGATCGAGTTTTTGCTTCTCACCCTTGCATTCAGGTATTGCGGTAACCACTAATAATTACGATTACGCGCCAAAAGGAAATATGGCTTTCGGTGCTCGGAAGTTACAGCATAACAGGGGTTTTTTGAATGatccaaataataatagtcGTCAGTTGGAAAGGGATAGGTCAATGTTAAACGGTattaaaaaggttttggaTGACACCAGACGGTCATTCTGGTCGTGGTTATATTCAACAGCGGAATGCGAAAATGATTGTAAAGATGGATATAAGCGGGATTGTAGTGAAAGTGGCAAACTTGAAGGATATAGAAGATCAGAATCAACTGGAAGTGTTGGTGATATGTCTAGTTTGCGGCCGTTGGTTGTGCGGAAACGGTTACGGCCGGATGAAATGATGGTATCAAATAAGAAGGTTAAGTCGGTGGAAGGCAAGGAGATATTCATTCAAACGATGCCCAAGAAACAATTTGAATCTAATGAATCTATTCTACAGGAGAAAATTAAGCATTCGATTACACCGGAAACTTCAAATTTGAACTTGGCTAAAGATCCTTTTAATTGGGATACAGGGAACAGTTCTCTCGCTGTATTGGAGACTTCTCCAAATAGGGTAATTCAATATGGTACTTCTTTCTATAGAAAGGGTAGACGGTTAAACGAAACATTGAGGAATGGTAGAAATCGTCACTTGGCTTTAAATAAAGCTGCTCCAGAAATATcttatttgaagatgatataTAATGGAGAATATCCACCTCCTATGTTTGAAAAGGAGCGAGAGACGCAGCTGAAGTTGTTATATAAGGATAGTCAGAGTGAGAAAGGCCTCAGAAAGTCAATTATAAATCTAACTGAAAAGATCAGGGATGTTTTACTTGATAAGAAACCACAAGATAGTGAAGATAACGATATAGTAATCGTCAAGGAGGAGAGGGTAGATCCGCTGTATCTTAAGCGTAAAGAATTTTATAGTCAACAATTGAAATTCGATAGGTCTATTATGACTTTTGAAGAGGAATTCAAAAGCTATAAAAGGCTCATTGaggaaagaagaaggatacAAGTTGAAGTAAGAAAGAAGCAGGTAAGGAAACTTGTACCAGACTTGAGTGATGAAATAATTAATGAAGTTAATGAAGCATTGTCGAAAAATGATAAAGGTATTTTGAGCGCTAAAAATAACTTTGAAATAACTGTACGagatttcaaaactttggCACCATGTAGATGGTTAAATGACACAattattgaatattttatgAAACAGCTTGAAtctcaaaacaaaaatattgttgCATTCAATTCATTTTTCTACTCTACGTTATCGCAGCGAGGTTATCAGGGTGTTAGAAGATGgttaaagaagaagaaggtaaAAATCACCGATCTAGATAAAGTTTTTGCACCTATCAACTTAAACCAATCTCACTGGGTGCTAGGTGTTATTGATATTGCCCACAAGAAAATACTGTATGCAGATTCAATGTCCAGTGTTCCTAGTGAAATGAGTTTCGCTGTAATGAAGGATCTACAAGCTTATTTACAGGAAGAGAGCGGGCACACAATGGGCTCTGACTTTGAATTGCAACATATTGTGTGCCCGCTGCAGCCAAACGGTTTCGACTGCGGCGTTTACGTATGCACAAATGCTCTTTACTTGAGCCAAGATCAAGAATTAACATTCGATCAAATTGATGTCGCAAGAATGAGGACTTATATTGGGCATATGATCCTCAGTAAAGGTAAAGTATAA
- a CDS encoding uncharacterized protein (similar to Ashbya gossypii AGL020W), with the protein MLFGVKLANEVYPPWKQWYIDYDKLKKLLKESVLREAEFNVRYGKQKGDDWSWSDRDESDFVAALDEELEKVYGFQSRKYNELMERLDELEERVASDETLRALDFGQFRNELEEVLSETQELENFSRLNFTGFIKIVKKHDRLHGEYPSVKSLLQVRLKKLPFHSEEYSPLLYRISLLYDILRNNSTVLSKSLVNSSKLSSVTNEEEMSFQSFKFWIHPDNFMEVKTRILRHLPMLVYASMPSGDDDFDKYNKLDPLSLARDVSSTTASNSATEAEYQRSYLPVITTLYFDNENFDLYNNKLLKVSFSPTVRLRWIGKLVNKPDIFLEQRMFVEDKHTGTTDFEEVRLKLKQKFISGLIFTGHSEFKERTLAALKERGSMPYELTKFGDDCDSFQKFIIENELQPVLRTMYTRTAFQIPGDDRIRITIDSDIFYIKEDSFDKEHPIRDPKSWHRPELDADVPNPLACLKPGESAKFPYCVMEIKVKNPIRTVPDDPGIMLNSVSFPTKHSKWIEELTNSHLVKEVPRFSKYIQGVASLFGEDDKFEMLPFWLPDLESDIRMNPGQAYEQEKRRLKQQSEVQARADKMRRFSVLSQLNGSSTFRARDLQSTNQLEARPGKSTDVSREPDLEDNESSDDDLPKNFRHTRKPKIKKDPNFFRILTGREAKLSGVDSEDEEIELPAGVKRPTSYIKNAGPLKIEAKVWLANERTFNKWLSITTTLSIFTFAIINSSQRALLPNLANTLAYLYFGLTLFTGIWAYMTYSRRISIIKQRSGQHLDAPLGLLILSLSIAVILCLNFVLAFKEVALLKHSKSPDGSLSTSRVDYLPPTLEPIERFIFKLVGVQ; encoded by the coding sequence ATGTTATTTGGAGTGAAGTTGGCTAATGAGGTTTATCCTCCATGGAAACAATGGTATATTGATTATGATAAGTTGAAAAAGCTGTTGAAGGAATCAGTTTTGAGAGAGGCAGAGTTTAATGTTCGATACGGTAAACAAAAGGGAGATGATTGGAGTTGGAGTGATCGGGATGAGTCGGATTTTGTAGCAGCGTTGGATGAGGAGTTGGAGAAAGTTTATGGATTTCAAAGCCGCAAGTATAATGAGTTGATGGAGAGGTTAGATGAGCTTGAGGAGCGGGTTGCTAGTGATGAGACGCTGCGGGCGCTTGATTTTGGGCAGTTTCGGAATGAATTGGAGGAGGTTTTGAGTGAGACGCAAGAGCTAGAGAATTTTTCGAGGTTGAATTTCACAGGGTTTATTAAAATAGTGAAGAAACATGATCGGCTGCATGGGGAATATCCCTCGGTGAAGTCACTGCTGCAAGTGAGATTAAAGAAATTGCCCTTCCATTCGGAGGAATATTCTCCATTGCTATACAGGATCTCTTTGTTGTATGATATATTGCGAAACAACTCAACTGTTTTGTCCAAGTCTTTGgtaaattcatcaaagCTTTCTAGTGTGACTAATGAGGAAGAGATGAGCTTCCAGTCGTTCAAGTTTTGGATTCATCCAGACAATTTCATGGAGGTGAAGACTAGGATCTTAAGGCACTTGCCCATGTTAGTATATGCTTCTATGCCTAGTGgggatgatgattttgataaGTACAATAAATTGGATCCTCTGAGTTTGGCTCGTGATGTTTCATCGACAACAGCCTCGAACTCTGCTACTGAAGCTGAATATCAACGGTCCTATCTCCCTGTAATAACCACTTTGTACTTTGACAACGAAAACTTTGATTTGTATAACAACAAGTTGCTGAAAGTGAGTTTTTCTCCAACGGTGAGGTTGCGGTGGATTGGCAAACTGGTAAATAAGCCCGATATATTCCTAGAACAAAGGATGTTTGTGGAAGACAAGCATACTGGTACTACtgactttgaagaagtcaGGCTGAAGCTTAAGCAAAAATTTATCAGTGGATTGATTTTCACAGGTCATTCGGAGTTCAAGGAGAGGACCTTGGCGGCTTTAAAAGAGCGAGGTTCGATGCCTTATGAGTTGACGAAGTTTGGTGACGATTGTGATTCCTTTCAAAAgtttattattgaaaacGAACTACAACCTGTTCTCCGAACCATGTACACAAGAACCGCGTTCCAAATTCCAGGCGACGATAGGATTCGAATAACCATTGATTCTGACATATTCTATATTAAGGAAGATTCCTTTGATAAGGAGCATCCTATCAGGGATCCAAAGAGTTGGCACAGGCCGGAACTGGACGCAGATGTGCCAAACCCGCTAGCCTGCTTGAAACCTGGTGAATCTGCAAAATTTCCTTACTGTGTAATGGAGattaaagttaaaaacCCCATTAGAACAGTCCCTGATGATCCTGGGATCATGTTAAACAGTGTATCCTTTCCCACAAAGCATAGCAAGTGGATTGAAGAGCTGACCAATTCCCACTTGGTTAAGGAAGTGCCTAGGTTCTCCAAGTATATTCAAGGTGTCGCCTCGTTGTTCGGGGAAGATGAcaaatttgaaatgttACCATTCTGGCTACCTGATTTGGAGTCCGACATCCGTATGAATCCTGGACAAGCGTACGAGCAAGAGAAGAGAAGATTGAAACAGCAAAGCGAGGTTCAGGCTAGGGCTGATAAAATGCGGAGATTCTCTGTCTTGTCGCAACTAAACGGGAGTTCTACGTTTAGGGCTCGAGATTTGCAAAGTACGAATCAGTTAGAGGCTCGTCCTGGAAAGTCTACTGACGTTTCCAGAGAACctgatttggaagataatGAGTCGTCAGATGATGACTTACCCAAAAATTTTAGGCATACGCGGAAACCTAAAATCAAAAAGGATCCtaatttcttcagaatATTAACTGGGCGAGAAGCGAAACTCTCTGGGGTGGACTctgaagacgaagaaaTTGAGCTCCCAGCTGGTGTGAAAAGGCCCACAAGTTACATCAAAAATGCTGGACCATTGAAAATAGAAGCAAAAGTCTGGTTAGCAAATGAACGTACTTTCAATAAGTGGTTATCCATCACCACTACCCTAAGTATTTTCACATTTGCCATTATCAACTCCTCTCAACGCGCTTTGTTACCAAACTTGGCTAACACTCTAGCTTACCTGTATTTCGGATTGACTTTATTCACAGGTATCTGGGCATACATGACATATTCCAGAAGAATAAGTATTATCAAACAAAGGTCCGGCCAACATTTAGACGCCCCACTAGGTCTTCTGATTTTGTCGCTGAGTATAGCAGTCATACTATGTCTAAACTTTGTCCTCGCTTTTAAAGAGGTCGCACTTCTCAAACATTCAAAATCGCCTGATGGTTCCCTGTCCACATCCCGCGTGGACTATCTACCACCTACCCTCGAACCCATAGAACGattcattttcaaattggTCGGTGTTCAATAA
- the SMC1 gene encoding cohesin subunit SMC1 (similar to Ashbya gossypii AGL023W) — MGQLIGLELNNFKSYKGTHNVGFGNKHFISIVGPNGSGKSNMMDAISFVLGIRSNHLRSNALVDLIYRGRMDDRSDEHVASPKSAYVKAFYLKDDNGEQGTKIEFMRIIQNTGDSVYRIDGKTVSFKRYVEYLEGESILVKARNFLVFQGDVEQIASQSGIELTKLFEQVSGSVQYQREYERLKEEYQKATEEYGDSLKSKRKMQIDLKSFKEGVHKEQHYKNLLSERTKLNRQYVLWQLYHLEDRRSGLISSLKDSKSKLAQLKSKLTNEEHILHKSKSQAAKDEIVITRKKEKLSQLQQERSKLNSELLPVGSSRQSASKRINHIEKRIDSLKRDITRQESYVQQFQNQLKVVTKAKDSLEIDIKASSSGKFNLSKEQLKEYESLKETYLCSGGSALEEKMTLLQNKREELLEEISLYERRANISKSRISVELNVEREKLELELSEVTRVLNSKNALHSAKVKEWKEVQSAIESANNKEYELNYKLKEVLVKLDDLTADQRESNKERKLRENVATLKRLFPGVKGLVHDLCRPKKDKYALAVSSMLGKNFDSIVVDSVSVAQQCISYLKKHRSGAASFIPLDTIDINTPTLPVRNLKGCILTVNAIEYDSELEKAMQYVCSDSIICDTLDIAKNLKWDRGIKSKLVTIQGALIHRAGLMTGGVGRNNTNRWDKAEYQSLLLLKEKVSGQISELVTSIRQNSVLSRGFENELSLLNSELVTLRTQLVQINRLIEEKKVEINYHEDLINSEYSPKISALNNSMKELDEQLSNISKNKETLQGSIYKDFANKVGFTIAEYEEHTGETLREHSRELQQLQKQIMTIENKLEFETERLQGTRVRHEKTIGDLEKVKQETESLEEQESKIQSQIEQVDSQISQHNEEIEHLQEASRKKYQSVKALEEIANDLNEMVQTSKREVDQLKDDIEKTGIERVNLFKNCKMTNVELPTDKSTLDELPIERIDSEAIEMANSITVDYSSLDNKYKESGSNLTREEFEDSIKDIENTLRELQPNSKAVERFDEAKEQFSVAIDESEKLKEIERESKEKYLKIKEKRVKTFLSCFQHVTDHIDRIYRELTRNPGSTAELAGGSASLTLEDEDEPYLAGIRYHATPPMKRFKDMDYLSGGEKTMAALALLFAINSYQPSPFFILDEVDAALDVTNVERIAAYIKRHASPKFQFIVISLKSNLFGKSQSMAGVFRNQQANSSMVITTDLTQYVDDV; from the coding sequence ATGGGTCAGTTAATTGGTCTAGAACTTAATAACTTCAAGTCTTACAAGGGTACGCATAATGTTGGGTTCGGTAACAAGCACTTTATTAGTATTGTTGGTCCCAACGGGTCCGGTAAATCCAATATGATGGATGCAATCTCATTTGTATTGGGAATTAGGAGTAACCATTTAAGATCAAACGCTCTTGTTGATTTGATATACAGGGGGAGAATGGACGATCGTTCGGATGAACATGTTGCTAGTCCTAAGTCAGCGTATGTGAAGGCGTTCtatttgaaggatgatAATGGCGAACAAGGGACGAAGATTGAATTCATGCGTATTATCCAGAATACGGGAGATAGCGTCTATAGAATTGATGGTAAGACTGTTAGTTTCAAACGTtatgttgaatatttggaaggGGAGAGCATTCTCGTGAAGGCTAGAAACTTTTTGGTATTTCAAGGTGACGTGGAACAAATTGCCTCTCAATCTGGTATAGAGTTGACCAAGTTATTTGAGCAAGTTTCTGGGTCTGTTCAGTATCAACGAGAGTATGAGCGTTTGAAAGAAGAATACCAGAAAGCTACTGAAGAATATGGCGATTCTCTCAAGtcaaaaaggaaaatgCAAATAGATTTGAAGAGCTTCAAAGAGGGGGTACATAAGGAGCAACATTATAAAAATCTATTATCTGAGCGGACTAAATTAAACCGGCAATATGTATTATGGCAGCTATATCACCTTGAGGACAGGAGGAGCGGGTTAATATCATCGTTGAAAGACTCTAAATCTAAGTTGGCTCAGTTGAAGAGCAAACTAACAAACGAAGAACACATTTTGCATAAATCGAAATCTCAAGCGGCGAAGGACGAGATTGTCATTAccagaaagaaagaaaaattgtctCAGCTGCAGCAAGAAAGGTCCAAACTGAACTCCGAATTGCTGCCTGTTGGTAGTTCGAGACAAAGTGCAAGTAAACGGATCAATCATATTGAAAAGAGGATTGATTCTCTGAAAAGAGATATTACAAGACAAGAGTCCTACGTTCAACAGtttcaaaaccaactgAAAGTTGTGACGAAAGCCAAAGACTCTTTAGAAATTGATATTAAAGCTTCGTCATCAGGAAAGTTTAACTTATCTAAGGAACAATTGAAAGAGTATGAATCGTTGAAGGAGACGTATTTGTGTTCTGGGGGTTCCGCTCTTGAAGAAAAGATGACCTTGCTGCAGAATAAACGGGaagagttgttagaagaaATTTCCTTGTATGAAAGACGTGCTAATATTTCCAAGTCAAGAATATCCGTTGAACTAAACGTAGAGCGTGAAAAGCTGGAACTTGAATTATCCGAGGTCACCAGAGTTCTGAACTCCAAGAACGCCTTGCATTCTGCTAAAGTAAAGGAATGGAAAGAAGTACAGTCAGCCATCGAATCTGCTAATAATAAGGAGTACGAATTAAATTATAAACTTAAAGAAGTTTTGGTTAAGTTGGATGATTTAACTGCCGACCAAAGAGAGAGTAACAAGGAAAGGAAGCTAAGAGAAAATGTGGCAACTTTGAAAAGGCTATTCCCTGGAGTAAAAGGTTTGGTTCATGACCTGTGTCGTCCAAAGAAAGATAAATATGCACTTGCAGTTTCGAGTATGTTAGGCAAGAATTTTGATTCCATCGTTGTGGATTCGGTATCAGTGGCTCAACAATGCATTTCTTACTTGAAGAAGCATCGTTCTGGTGCTGCATCATTTATTCCCTTGGATACAATTGACATTAACACTCCCACACTACCAGTTAGGAATCTAAAAGGGTGTATTCTAACTGTAAATGCTATCGAATACGACTCTGAGCTAGAAAAGGCGATGCAATATGTTTGTTCAGACTCTATCATCTGTGATACATTAGATATTGCGAAGAATTTAAAGTGGGATCGTGGGATAAAATCAAAGTTGGTAACTATCCAAGGAGCATTGATTCATAGAGCTGGCTTAATGACTGGGGGTGTAGGTAGAAATAATACTAATAGATGGGACAAAGCAGAATATCAAagtttgctgttgttgaaggaAAAGGTTTCTGGACAAATTTCTGAACTCGTTACTTCGATCCGTCAAAACTCTGTACTGTCTAGAGGATTCGAAAACGAATTGTCATTATTAAATTCAGAACTAGTTACCTTAAGGACTCAATTGGTTCAAATAAATAGACTCATCgaagaaaagaaggttGAGATAAACTACCATGAAGACCTAATTAATAGCGAGTACTCGCCTAAAATATCTGCTTTAAATAACTCGATGAAGGAATTAGATGAACAATTGTCAAACATATCCAAGAACAAGGAAACTTTACAGGGATCTATTTATAAAGACTTCGCGAATAAGGTGGGATTCACCATTGCTGAGTACGAAGAACATACTGGTGAAACTTTGAGAGAACATTCCCGCGAGCTGCAGCAATTACAAAAGCAGATAATGACAATTGAAAACAAGTTGGAATTTGAGACTGAAAGGTTACAAGGCACTAGAGTCCGCCATGAAAAAACCATTGGTGATTTAGAAAAGGTTAAGCAAGAAACGGAGTCTttggaagaacaagagTCTAAAATTCAATCCCAAATCGAACAAGTCGATTCCCAAATATCTCAGCACaatgaagagattgaaCACCTGCAAGAAGCCTCCAGGAAGAAATACCAGAGCGTTAAGGCTCTTGAAGAGATAGCCAATGACCTTAATGAGATGGTTCAAACCTCCAAAAGAGAAGTTGACCAACTTAAAGACGATATTGAAAAGACAGGTATTGAGAGAGTTaacctttttaaaaattgtaaaatgACCAATGTAGAACTGCCAACAGACAAGTCGACTTTGGACGAATTGCCCATAGAACGGATAGATTCGGAGGCAATTGAGATGGCCAACAGCATTACAGTGGATTATTCCAGCCTTgacaacaaatacaaagaAAGCGGCAGTAATTTGACTCgagaagaatttgaagattccATTAAGGATATTGAGAATACTTTGAGAGAGTTGCAGCCAAACTCTAAGGCTGTTGAGAGATTTGATGAGGCCAAAGAACAGTTCAGCGTCGCCATTGATGAAAGTGAAAAACTGAAGGAAATAGAAAGAGAGTCTAAAGAAAAGTATCTCAAAATTAAAGAGAAAAGGGTGAAAACCTTCTTATCCTGTTTCCAGCACGTGACTGACCATATCGACAGGATTTATAGGGAACTCACTAGAAACCCTGGTTCCACAGCTGAATTAGCCGGTGGTAGTGCTTCTTTAACCctagaagatgaagacgaaCCCTACTTGGCAGGTATTAGATACCATGCCACCCCACCCATGAAGAGATTTAAGGATATGGACTATCTATCCGGTGGAGAAAAAACCATGGCCGCCTTGGCCCTTTTGTTTGCTATTAATTCCTACCAACCAAGCCCGTTCTTCATCCTCGACGAAGTCGATGCTGCTCTTGACGTAACAAACGTGGAAAGGATAGCTGCATACATCAAAAGGCACGCCAGTCCTAAATTTCAGTTCATTGTCATATCCTTGAAAAGCAACCTATTTGGAAAATCACAGTCCATGGCCGGCGTCTTTAGGAACCAACAAGCAAACTCGTCAATGGTTATCACTACAGACTTAACTCAATATGTAGACGATGTATGA
- the SEC4 gene encoding Rab family GTPase SEC4 (similar to Ashbya gossypii AGL021W) — protein sequence MSTLRGTPSTTPGGKGYDSIMKVLLVGDSGVGKSCLLVRFVEDKFSPSFITTIGIDFKIKTVDIDGKKIKLQLWDTAGQERFRTITTAYYRGAMGIILVYDVTDERTFENIRQWFSTVNQHATEDAQILLVGNKKDMDTRAVTYEQGESLAKELGVPFIEASAKDDENVSDIFFTLAKIIQEKIDNDRLVGNFGREGNVNISSSGNLSSSNCC from the coding sequence ATGTCCACATTAAGAGGAACTCCGTCAACCACTCCTGGTGGGAAGGGTTATGATTCAATTATGAAGGTATTGCTAGTTGGAGATTCTGGCGTAGGCAAATCTTGTTTGCTAGTCCGTTTTGTGGAGGATAAATTTAGTCCATCGTTCATTACAACAATTGGGATTGACTTCAAGATCAAGACTGTGGACATCGATGGTAAGAAGATAAAGCTTCAGCTATGGGACACCGCAGGCCAGGAGAGGTTTAGAACCATCACGACTGCATATTACCGTGGAGCGATGGGTATTATCTTGGTGTACGATGTGACCGACGAAAGAACATTTGAGAATATAAGGCAGTGGTTCTCTACAGTGAACCAACATGCTACGGAGGATGCGCAGATATTGTTGGTTGGTAACAAGAAGGACATGGACACAAGGGCGGTAACATATGAGCAAGGTGAGAGTTTGGCAAAGGAACTCGGAGTTCCGTTTATTGAAGCCAGTGCCAAAGACGACGAAAATGTCAgtgatatctttttcacaCTAGCAAAGATAATCCAAGAGAAGATTGACAACGATAGGCTAGTGGGGAATTTTGGCAGAGAGGGAAATGTCAACATTTCCTCTTCTGGCAACCTTTCCTCCTCGAACTGCTGTTGA